One window of the Eucalyptus grandis isolate ANBG69807.140 chromosome 6, ASM1654582v1, whole genome shotgun sequence genome contains the following:
- the LOC104449735 gene encoding uncharacterized protein LOC104449735, translated as MERRKSRIRGSVDELALTKAAAWAWYERGSGSGGKPIREYDVMKTSRAPRPSRYKQEAMKLAQLAKVQHEKEREKEKEKEKEKENSLMDPYEVHVISRQIDRVIESSRIYDSNYPGSAMVEPHQNHWKYDLSSPESESSSGSKTQKKKKKKKSLRFWQKHRVMCGTREDVVEASVFREARTRHNKHVPVVR; from the coding sequence ATGGAGAGAAGGAAATCGAGAATCAGAGGAAGCGTAGACGAATTGGCTCTAACCAAAGCGGCCGCATGGGCGTGGTACGAACGTGGGTCGGGGTCAGGAGGGAAGCCGATTCGAGAGTACGATGTCATGAAGACTTCCCGAGCCCCAAGGCCATCGCGGTACAAGCAAGAAGCCATGAAATTGGCTCAACTTGCCAAGGTTCAGcatgagaaagagagggagaaggagaaggagaaggagaaggagaaagagaattCTCTAATGGATCCGTACGAAGTGCACGTGATTTCGAGGCAAATAGATCGAGTCATAGAGTCTAGTCGAATCTACGACAGCAACTACCCCGGTTCCGCCATGGTCGAACCTCATCAAAATCACTGGAAATACGACTTGTCGTCGCCGGAGAGCGAGAGCAGTAGCGGCAGCAAGacgcagaagaagaagaagaagaagaagagtttaaGGTTCTGGCAGAAGCATCGAGTGATGTGCGGGACAAGAGAAGACGTGGTGGAGGCATCAGTTTTCAGGGAGGCCAGGACAAGGCACAATAAGCATGTACCAGTAGTCAGATGA
- the LOC104449736 gene encoding putative pentatricopeptide repeat-containing protein At1g09680, producing the protein MANLNLSKIRLLRRDASSSSAASSAAGAAWYSPPPPCHPHDPTLSLLSDAISSSPTKPLHANSSLRKLLPSLTSGHVADLIARNPHDLPPSSLLAFFNFVSAQPNFRLAVGCCCAMAHFLCSNGMFTEAQSVISLVVSRKGKDSASSLFCSLLETRSAHRSVFVFDALIIAYADADYMPDAIQCFRLMRKRNLPVPFRGCGHLLHRMLKNSSPEAAWGFYMEILNAGYPANIYSFNILMSRFGKVGKVKSARLLFDEMPKRGLAPSIVSFNTLISGYCKVGDLEEGFGLKGVMEKSGFQADVFTYSTLINGLCKESRMEDANLLLKEMSEKGVVPNYVIFTTLIDQQCKNGRIDMATDIYQQILSTGVRPDLVTYNALINGHCRVGDLKEARKLVEEMKSIGLNPDKITYTTLIDGICKEGDMESALDIRKEMVEKGIELDNIAFTALISGLCKAGRTVDAERVLREMLKVGIRPDDATYTMIMDGFCKKGDTKMGFQLLKEMQSDGHVPGVVTYNVLMNGLCKQGQMKNAKMLLDAMMNLGVVPDDITYNILLDGHCKHGNFVNIGKIRDEKGLVQDYASYTSLVNELAKASKSPRNR; encoded by the coding sequence ATGGCCAACCTCAATCTCTCCAAAATTCGGCTCCTCCGCCGCGAcgcctcctcttcctccgccgcctcctccgccgccggcgCCGCCTGGTACAGCCCTCCGCCGCCGTGCCACCCGCACGACCCgaccctctccctcctctccgaCGCCATATCCAGTTCTCCCACCAAGCCCCTCCACGCCAACTCCTCCCTCCGCAAGCTCCTCCCTTCCCTCACCTCCGGCCACGTCGCCGACCTCATCGCTCGCAACCCCCACGACCTCCCCCCCTCCTCTCTACTCGCCTTCTTCAACTTCGTCTCCGCACAGCCCAACTTCCGCCTCGCCGTCGGGTGCTGCTGCGCCATGGCTCACTTCCTCTGCTCCAACGGAATGTTCACCGAGGCCCAGTCGGTGATCAGCCTCGTCGTCTCTCGTAAGGGAAAGGACTCCGCTTCCTCGCTCTTTTGCTCCCTTCTCGAAACTAGAAGTGCCCATCGATCCGTTTTCGTATTCGATGCTTTGATCATCGCTTATGCGGACGCCGATTACATGCCCGACGCGATCCAGTGCTTTAGGCTGATGAGGAAGCGTAATCTTCCCGTCCCATTTCGTGGTTGTGGGCATTTGCTCCATAGAATGTTGAAAAATAGCTCGCCGGAGGCGGCTTGGGGGTTTTATATGGAGATTTTGAATGCTGGTTACCCTGCTAATATATatagttttaatattttaatgagcAGATTTGGTAAAGTGGGTAAGGTTAAGTCCGCACGGTTATTATTCGATGAAATGCCAAAGAGGGGTTTGGCCCCTAGTATAGTTAGTTTCAATACATTGATCAGTGGATATTGTAAGGTTGGCGATTTAGAGGAGGGGTTTGGGTTAAAGGGAGTCATGGAGAAGAGTGGATTTCAGGCTGATGTGTTCACTTACAGTACTTTGATAAATGGCTTGTGTAAGGAGAGCAGGATGGAGGATGCAAATCTCCTGTTGAAGGAAATGTCTGAGAAAGGTGTTGTTCcaaattatgttatttttactACCTTAATTGACCAGCAGTGCAAGAATGGGAGGATCGATATGGCTACAGATATTTATCAACAAATACTGAGCACTGGTGTAAGACCTGATTTGGTTACATATAACGCACTCATCAATGGCCATTGTAGAGTCGGAGACTTGAAAGAAGCAAGGAAGCTCGTGGAAGAAATGAAATCGATAGGTTTAAATCCTGACAAGATCACATACACTACGCTGATTGATGGAATATGCAAAGAGGGAGACATGGAATCTGCTTTAGATATTAGGAAGGAAATGGTCGAGAAGGGAATTGAGCTTGATAACATTGCATTTACGGCTTTAATATCGGGGCTTTGCAAGGCAGGACGCACTGTAGATGCAGAAAGAGTACTAAGAGAGATGTTAAAAGTGGGAATAAGACCAGATGACGCAACATATACTATGATCATGGATGGATTTTGTAAGAAGGGTGACACAAAGATGGGCTTTCAATTGCTTAAAGAGATGCAAAGCGATGGGCATGTACCAGGTGTTGTGACGTACAATGTGCTCATGAATGGACTATGTAAACAAGGTCAGATGAAAAATGCCAAGATGCTCTTAGATGCAATGATGAATTTGGGTGTTGTTCCAGATGACATTACCTACAACATTTTGTTGGATGGGCATTGCAAGCATGGAAACTTTGTTAATATTGGTAAAATAAGAGATGAAAAAGGACTTGTTCAAGATTATGCCTCATATACTTCATTGGTTAACGAATTGGCTAAAGCT